Proteins encoded within one genomic window of Macrobrachium nipponense isolate FS-2020 chromosome 9, ASM1510439v2, whole genome shotgun sequence:
- the LOC135218372 gene encoding synaptotagmin-14-like isoform X1 has protein sequence MLSSPGVSEVPVEATAFLGAVAAFVVFLFVLFLYLNKKLCFYTVGNFPCCDDSLAKPDKLKQLGAAYNYGDGESSSDSEEELTNRLSTSKSFPSALRDNSQYHHHHHHLHSNHAHHNHHSHNHTHVPHTSHAPSSSSSAYHSYNHYNHLNYHQLGPSRSSSQYSAPEEGGSAGRTDGCGCDTTSDLISLAEKGRAGVAGSGGGGVGGGGGGGGGGGGGAGEEDPVGVGVGVSSSSASSSGSTTSGDDDLLTHRALRHRDPRAYRQMSPNRSPYDEGYQPGGEDGLAGEALLLRCGSVEAGFAYDLPTKTLTVHVLQAKDLPSKERGGATNTQVRVLLLPGRKQKHKTRIRPGDNPQFNEAFVFTKVNPEDVQQLGVRLRLYGCERMRREKMVGEVIMPFASINLTLGNTFWLTLEPRANLARSESRSEVCSLTRSDSTGSTHSVHSGVPELLVGLTYNGTTGRLAVEVIKGSHFSNDIDSVIPPGLWRVLPRDIRRAGPIMRNSDDFRNMANTRAPDTYVKLVLMSSSGQEIAHSKTSVRRGQPNPLFKETFMFQVALFQLPDVTLMVSVYTKRSMKRKDMIGWFALGLNSSGEEELAHWNQMRDSKGEQVCRWHVLLES, from the exons TGCCGGTGGAGGCCACAGCATTTCTGGGGGCGGTTGCTGCCTTCGTAGTCTTTCTCTTCGTATTATTTCTGTACCTGAACAAGAAGCTCTGCTTCTACACCGTGGGAAACTTCCCATGCTGCGATGACTCCTTAGCGAAGCCAGATAAGCTCAAACAGTTAG GTGCGGCTTACAACTACGGCGATGGGGAGAGCTCGAGCGACTCGGAGGAGGAACTGACGAATCGGCTGTCGACCTCGAAGAGCTTCCCCTCGGCCCTGCGAGACAACAGccaataccaccaccaccaccaccatctacACTCCAATCATGCCCACCACAATCACCACTCCCACAATCACACCCACGTCCCCCATACCAGTCacgccccttcctcctcctcctccgcctacCACTCCTACAATCACTACAATCACCTCAACTACCATCAGCTGGGACCGTCGAGATCATCCTCCCAATACTCGGCTCCTGAGGAAGGCGGCTCTGCAG GTCGAACCGATGGCTGCGGGTGCGACACGACGAGCGACCTCATCTCCCTCGCCGAGAAGGGTCGCGCGGGCGTGGCGGGCAGCGGCGGTGGCGGCgtcggcggaggaggaggaggaggaggaggaggaggaggaggggcggggGAGGAAGACCCCGTGGGCGTGGGAGTCGGGGTGTCGTCTTCGTCGGCCTCTTCGTCGGGGTCGACGACCAGTGGCGACGACGACCTCCTAACGCATCGGGCGTTGCGACACAGGGACCCCCGGGCCTACCGCCAGATGTCGCCGAACAGGTCGCCCTACGATGAAGGGTATCAGCCG GGAGGAGAGGACGGCCTTGCCGGGGAGGCTCTCCTATTGAGGTGCGGCTCTGTGGAAGCCGGCTTCGCCTACGACCTTCCGACGAAAACGCTGACGGTGCACGTCCTCCAGGCGAAGGACCTGCCCAGCAAGGAGAGAGGAGGGGCCACCAATACCCAG GTGAGGGTCCTGCTGTTACCAGGAAGGAAGCAAAAACACAAGACCCGCATCAGACCAGGAGACAATCCACAGTTCAACGAAGCTTTCGTCTTCACCAAAGTCAATCCAG AAGACGTTCAGCAACTAGGCGTCCGTCTGCGCCTGTACGGCTGTGAGCGCATGCGCCGAGAGAAGATGGTGGGCGAGGTCATCATGCCCTTCGCCTCCATCAACCTCACCCTTGGGAACACCTTCTGGCTCACGCTCGAACCCAGGGCGAACTTAGCT CGTTCGGAGAGCCGAAGCGAAGTCTGTAGTCTAACCCGAAGTGATTCCACGGGGTCCACCCACTCTGTCCACAGCGGGGTCCCAGAGCTGCTGGTAGGCCTGACCTACAATGGAACCACGGGCAGGCTGGCAGTCGAGGTCATCAAGGGGTCACACTTCAG TAACGACATCGATAGTGTAATTCCTCCTGGACTGTGGAGAGTGTTACCCAGGGATATTCGACGAGCAGGGCCAATTATGAG GAACAGTGATGATTTCAGGAACATGGCCAATACCCGTGCCCCGGACACCTACGTGAAGCTCGTGCTGATGTCGTCCAGTGGACAGGAGATCGCTCACAGCAAGACCTCCGTCAGACGCGGACAACCCAACCCACTCTTCAAGGAAACCTTCATGTTCCAG GTTGCGCTGTTTCAGCTGCCCGATGTAACCTTGATGGTGTCAGTGTACACGAAGAGGAGCATGAAGAGAAAAGACATGATTGGCTGGTTCGCCCTCGGTCTCAACAGTTCGGGAGAAGAGGAACTCGCTCACTGGAACCAGATGAGAGACTCCAAGGGCGAACAGGTGTGCCGGTGGCACGTCCTTCTTGAATCCTAG
- the LOC135218372 gene encoding synaptotagmin-14-like isoform X2: MSYIKGAVKSLGLCWPLYSTSVPVEATAFLGAVAAFVVFLFVLFLYLNKKLCFYTVGNFPCCDDSLAKPDKLKQLGAAYNYGDGESSSDSEEELTNRLSTSKSFPSALRDNSQYHHHHHHLHSNHAHHNHHSHNHTHVPHTSHAPSSSSSAYHSYNHYNHLNYHQLGPSRSSSQYSAPEEGGSAGRTDGCGCDTTSDLISLAEKGRAGVAGSGGGGVGGGGGGGGGGGGGAGEEDPVGVGVGVSSSSASSSGSTTSGDDDLLTHRALRHRDPRAYRQMSPNRSPYDEGYQPGGEDGLAGEALLLRCGSVEAGFAYDLPTKTLTVHVLQAKDLPSKERGGATNTQVRVLLLPGRKQKHKTRIRPGDNPQFNEAFVFTKVNPEDVQQLGVRLRLYGCERMRREKMVGEVIMPFASINLTLGNTFWLTLEPRANLARSESRSEVCSLTRSDSTGSTHSVHSGVPELLVGLTYNGTTGRLAVEVIKGSHFRNSDDFRNMANTRAPDTYVKLVLMSSSGQEIAHSKTSVRRGQPNPLFKETFMFQVALFQLPDVTLMVSVYTKRSMKRKDMIGWFALGLNSSGEEELAHWNQMRDSKGEQVCRWHVLLES, from the exons TGCCGGTGGAGGCCACAGCATTTCTGGGGGCGGTTGCTGCCTTCGTAGTCTTTCTCTTCGTATTATTTCTGTACCTGAACAAGAAGCTCTGCTTCTACACCGTGGGAAACTTCCCATGCTGCGATGACTCCTTAGCGAAGCCAGATAAGCTCAAACAGTTAG GTGCGGCTTACAACTACGGCGATGGGGAGAGCTCGAGCGACTCGGAGGAGGAACTGACGAATCGGCTGTCGACCTCGAAGAGCTTCCCCTCGGCCCTGCGAGACAACAGccaataccaccaccaccaccaccatctacACTCCAATCATGCCCACCACAATCACCACTCCCACAATCACACCCACGTCCCCCATACCAGTCacgccccttcctcctcctcctccgcctacCACTCCTACAATCACTACAATCACCTCAACTACCATCAGCTGGGACCGTCGAGATCATCCTCCCAATACTCGGCTCCTGAGGAAGGCGGCTCTGCAG GTCGAACCGATGGCTGCGGGTGCGACACGACGAGCGACCTCATCTCCCTCGCCGAGAAGGGTCGCGCGGGCGTGGCGGGCAGCGGCGGTGGCGGCgtcggcggaggaggaggaggaggaggaggaggaggaggaggggcggggGAGGAAGACCCCGTGGGCGTGGGAGTCGGGGTGTCGTCTTCGTCGGCCTCTTCGTCGGGGTCGACGACCAGTGGCGACGACGACCTCCTAACGCATCGGGCGTTGCGACACAGGGACCCCCGGGCCTACCGCCAGATGTCGCCGAACAGGTCGCCCTACGATGAAGGGTATCAGCCG GGAGGAGAGGACGGCCTTGCCGGGGAGGCTCTCCTATTGAGGTGCGGCTCTGTGGAAGCCGGCTTCGCCTACGACCTTCCGACGAAAACGCTGACGGTGCACGTCCTCCAGGCGAAGGACCTGCCCAGCAAGGAGAGAGGAGGGGCCACCAATACCCAG GTGAGGGTCCTGCTGTTACCAGGAAGGAAGCAAAAACACAAGACCCGCATCAGACCAGGAGACAATCCACAGTTCAACGAAGCTTTCGTCTTCACCAAAGTCAATCCAG AAGACGTTCAGCAACTAGGCGTCCGTCTGCGCCTGTACGGCTGTGAGCGCATGCGCCGAGAGAAGATGGTGGGCGAGGTCATCATGCCCTTCGCCTCCATCAACCTCACCCTTGGGAACACCTTCTGGCTCACGCTCGAACCCAGGGCGAACTTAGCT CGTTCGGAGAGCCGAAGCGAAGTCTGTAGTCTAACCCGAAGTGATTCCACGGGGTCCACCCACTCTGTCCACAGCGGGGTCCCAGAGCTGCTGGTAGGCCTGACCTACAATGGAACCACGGGCAGGCTGGCAGTCGAGGTCATCAAGGGGTCACACTTCAG GAACAGTGATGATTTCAGGAACATGGCCAATACCCGTGCCCCGGACACCTACGTGAAGCTCGTGCTGATGTCGTCCAGTGGACAGGAGATCGCTCACAGCAAGACCTCCGTCAGACGCGGACAACCCAACCCACTCTTCAAGGAAACCTTCATGTTCCAG GTTGCGCTGTTTCAGCTGCCCGATGTAACCTTGATGGTGTCAGTGTACACGAAGAGGAGCATGAAGAGAAAAGACATGATTGGCTGGTTCGCCCTCGGTCTCAACAGTTCGGGAGAAGAGGAACTCGCTCACTGGAACCAGATGAGAGACTCCAAGGGCGAACAGGTGTGCCGGTGGCACGTCCTTCTTGAATCCTAG
- the LOC135218372 gene encoding synaptotagmin-14-like isoform X3, producing MSYIKGAVKSLGLCWPLYSTSVPVEATAFLGAVAAFVVFLFVLFLYLNKKLCFYTVGNFPCCDDSLAKPDKLKQLGAAYNYGDGESSSDSEEELTNRLSTSKSFPSALRDNSQYHHHHHHLHSNHAHHNHHSHNHTHVPHTSHAPSSSSSAYHSYNHYNHLNYHQLGPSRSSSQYSAPEEGGSAGRTDGCGCDTTSDLISLAEKGRAGVAGSGGGGVGGGGGGGGGGGGGAGEEDPVGVGVGVSSSSASSSGSTTSGDDDLLTHRALRHRDPRAYRQMSPNRSPYDEGYQPGGEDGLAGEALLLRCGSVEAGFAYDLPTKTLTVHVLQAKDLPSKERGGATNTQVRVLLLPGRKQKHKTRIRPGDNPQFNEAFVFTKVNPEDVQQLGVRLRLYGCERMRREKMVGEVIMPFASINLTLGNTFWLTLEPRANLARSESRSEVCSLTRSDSTGSTHSVHSGVPELLVGLTYNGTTGRLAVEVIKGSHFRNMANTRAPDTYVKLVLMSSSGQEIAHSKTSVRRGQPNPLFKETFMFQVALFQLPDVTLMVSVYTKRSMKRKDMIGWFALGLNSSGEEELAHWNQMRDSKGEQVCRWHVLLES from the exons TGCCGGTGGAGGCCACAGCATTTCTGGGGGCGGTTGCTGCCTTCGTAGTCTTTCTCTTCGTATTATTTCTGTACCTGAACAAGAAGCTCTGCTTCTACACCGTGGGAAACTTCCCATGCTGCGATGACTCCTTAGCGAAGCCAGATAAGCTCAAACAGTTAG GTGCGGCTTACAACTACGGCGATGGGGAGAGCTCGAGCGACTCGGAGGAGGAACTGACGAATCGGCTGTCGACCTCGAAGAGCTTCCCCTCGGCCCTGCGAGACAACAGccaataccaccaccaccaccaccatctacACTCCAATCATGCCCACCACAATCACCACTCCCACAATCACACCCACGTCCCCCATACCAGTCacgccccttcctcctcctcctccgcctacCACTCCTACAATCACTACAATCACCTCAACTACCATCAGCTGGGACCGTCGAGATCATCCTCCCAATACTCGGCTCCTGAGGAAGGCGGCTCTGCAG GTCGAACCGATGGCTGCGGGTGCGACACGACGAGCGACCTCATCTCCCTCGCCGAGAAGGGTCGCGCGGGCGTGGCGGGCAGCGGCGGTGGCGGCgtcggcggaggaggaggaggaggaggaggaggaggaggaggggcggggGAGGAAGACCCCGTGGGCGTGGGAGTCGGGGTGTCGTCTTCGTCGGCCTCTTCGTCGGGGTCGACGACCAGTGGCGACGACGACCTCCTAACGCATCGGGCGTTGCGACACAGGGACCCCCGGGCCTACCGCCAGATGTCGCCGAACAGGTCGCCCTACGATGAAGGGTATCAGCCG GGAGGAGAGGACGGCCTTGCCGGGGAGGCTCTCCTATTGAGGTGCGGCTCTGTGGAAGCCGGCTTCGCCTACGACCTTCCGACGAAAACGCTGACGGTGCACGTCCTCCAGGCGAAGGACCTGCCCAGCAAGGAGAGAGGAGGGGCCACCAATACCCAG GTGAGGGTCCTGCTGTTACCAGGAAGGAAGCAAAAACACAAGACCCGCATCAGACCAGGAGACAATCCACAGTTCAACGAAGCTTTCGTCTTCACCAAAGTCAATCCAG AAGACGTTCAGCAACTAGGCGTCCGTCTGCGCCTGTACGGCTGTGAGCGCATGCGCCGAGAGAAGATGGTGGGCGAGGTCATCATGCCCTTCGCCTCCATCAACCTCACCCTTGGGAACACCTTCTGGCTCACGCTCGAACCCAGGGCGAACTTAGCT CGTTCGGAGAGCCGAAGCGAAGTCTGTAGTCTAACCCGAAGTGATTCCACGGGGTCCACCCACTCTGTCCACAGCGGGGTCCCAGAGCTGCTGGTAGGCCTGACCTACAATGGAACCACGGGCAGGCTGGCAGTCGAGGTCATCAAGGGGTCACACTTCAG GAACATGGCCAATACCCGTGCCCCGGACACCTACGTGAAGCTCGTGCTGATGTCGTCCAGTGGACAGGAGATCGCTCACAGCAAGACCTCCGTCAGACGCGGACAACCCAACCCACTCTTCAAGGAAACCTTCATGTTCCAG GTTGCGCTGTTTCAGCTGCCCGATGTAACCTTGATGGTGTCAGTGTACACGAAGAGGAGCATGAAGAGAAAAGACATGATTGGCTGGTTCGCCCTCGGTCTCAACAGTTCGGGAGAAGAGGAACTCGCTCACTGGAACCAGATGAGAGACTCCAAGGGCGAACAGGTGTGCCGGTGGCACGTCCTTCTTGAATCCTAG